From the Halomonas sp. MCCC 1A13316 genome, the window CCGAGGAGCAGAAGGCCAAGGGCGTCATCGCCGCCTCGGCCGGCAACCATGCCCAGGGCCTGGCCATGGCGGCCAGGCTGATGGGCGTCAAGGCGGTTATCGTCATGCCGCGCATCACCCCGGAGATCAAGGTGCAGGCGGTACGCGCCCGGGGCGCCAAGGTCGTGCTCAAGGGCGATGCCTTCGCGGCCGCCGCCGAACATGCCCAGGAGCTGATCGCCGAGCATGGCTACACCTACATTCCTCCCTTCGACGACATCGACGTGATCGCCGGCCAGGGTACCGTGGCCATGGAGATCCTGCGCCAGCACAGCGGGCCGTTGGATGCCATCTTCGTGCCAGTGGGCGGCGGCGGGCTGATCGCCGGCGTGGCAGCCTACGTCAAGTATCTGCGTCCAGACATCAAGGTGATCGGCGTCGAAGCCGAGGACAGTGCCTGCCTCAAGGCGGCACTGGCCGCCGGCAGACGCGTGACGCTCGATCAGGTCGGCGTGTTCGCCGAAGGGGTGGCGGTAGCGCAGATCGGCAAGGTACCGTTCAAGATCATGCGCGAGCTGGTCGACGACGTCATCACCGTCAATGCCGACGAGATGTGCGCCGCGGTCAAGGACATCTTCGACGATACCCGGGCGGTATCGGAGACCTCGGGTGCGCTGTCACTGGCCGGGCTAAAGAAGTACATCCAGCAGACCGGCGTCGAGGGCCAGACCCTGCTGTGCATCAACTCGGGGGCCAATACCAACTTCGACCGCCTGCAGCACATTGCCGAGCGTACCGAACTCGGCGAGCAGCGTGAGGCGATCCTGGCGGTAACCATTCCCGAGCGGCCGGGCAGCTTCAAGAAGTTCTGCCGAACGGTCGGCAAGCGCATGGTGACCGAGTTCAACTATCGCTACGCCGATCCCGAGGAGGCGCACATCTTCGTCGGGGTGCAGGTCAAGCCAGGTGGCGAGGACCGCCAGTTGATGATCGACAAGCTGCGTGAAGCCGGTTATCCGGTGGTCGATCTCACCGACAACGAGCTGGCCAAGCTGCACATTCGCCATCTCGGTGGCGGCCGGCCCAAGGAACACTTCGATGAGGAAGTCTATCGCTTCGAATTTCCTGAGCGTCCCGGCGCCTTGATGAACTTCCTCACCCACCTGCCCCAGGACTGGAACATCTCACTGTTTCACTACCGTAACCACGGGGCTGCCTTCGGCCGCGTACTGGTTGGTATGCAGGTACCCAATGGCGACCGCTCCCACGTCGAGGAGTACTTCGACGAGATCGGCTACCGCTACTGGAAGGAGTCGGATAACGACGCCTACCGTCTATTCATGGCCTGAACGTGAGAAGTTACCGTTGGTAAGCGACGACTTACGCTAAAGCCTCGAATTGGCCTGGGTTTCATTATGTAATCATTGCTTGAACCGGTTGTCATCAACGCGTCACAGGCCCTATAGTCGGCGCTGTCGCGGGCCCTTGCGACGCTGTTCAAACAAGGCAACGTCAGGAGCAGGTAACAATGAAGCGTAAGCCCGATCTGGTCATGGCACTGGTGCTGGCATTCGGCATTGGTGTAGTGGTCACCGGCTATGCCCAGGCGCTGGCAGGCGGCTGAGTCGGCAGACAGTGCCATGAGCAGATACTATCAGGACCGGTCGAAGCCAGGCTTCGGCCGGTTTTTTTGTATTCACGTTTTGCTACAGGCCGTTCTCGACGGCCGCTTGGCGAGTATTTCAGGGACGAACCACCTGCATATCACTGACGATCGCATCCAGCGGCACGTCCCAGGACGCCGTCGGCAGGCGGTCCACCCGCTGGCAATCGTGGGCCAGGCCAATCAGCGTAGGTCGAGGACCGGGGCGGCGGGTAAAGGCCAGGCTGCGGTCGTAGAAGCCGCCGCCCATTCCCATGCGCTGGCCCCGATCATCGAAGCCCACCAGCGGCAGCAGAATCAGGTCCAGTGCCCAGGTCGCCAGTCGACGGGCGCGGTGAGCGCCATGGCGCGTTTGCGGTTCCGGTATGCCGAAGCGGTTGCGCCGCATGGGGGTACCAGGATGGTAATGCACGAACCAAAGGCTGTTTTCCGACAGCGGCTTCAGTACGGGCAGGTAGACACGCACCCCGCGGCGGGTCAGCCAGGGGATCAGCGGCCGGGGGTCGATTTCGCCATCGTTGGGCAGGTAGAGTGCCACGCGTCTGGCACGGCGCACCTCGGGCAATTGGCGTAAGCGTCGACACAGGGCACGGTCGGCCAGATGCCGCTGCTGTGGGCTCAGCGTTCGCCGCCGATGGCGCAGCGCCTGGCGCAGTTGGCGCCGAGAAGCGAAGTCTTCGCTGACGAGAGGGTCGTGCAGGGCGTGCATGATAAGGTGGAGTTCCCCAGAGTGCCGCTGTCGTTCTGGCCCTTGAACCCTTGGTTCAAGGTGGGTGGTCGCAGCCGAACCGTCAGGCTTTCCGACGCACGGACATGCACACGGGTCCGGCTAGCAAATGACCGCCCTGGGTATTGCTCATAGGCTCGAGGGACTTCAACGACTGGCCAACACCCCAGGGAACATCTTCATCCTATCAGAGCTCACGAGCAGGTCCAATGTCATTCGGTGGAAGTTATGTTACCCGTCACCGCACCTGCCATGGCCTGCTCGAGG encodes:
- a CDS encoding 5-formyltetrahydrofolate cyclo-ligase, which codes for MHALHDPLVSEDFASRRQLRQALRHRRRTLSPQQRHLADRALCRRLRQLPEVRRARRVALYLPNDGEIDPRPLIPWLTRRGVRVYLPVLKPLSENSLWFVHYHPGTPMRRNRFGIPEPQTRHGAHRARRLATWALDLILLPLVGFDDRGQRMGMGGGFYDRSLAFTRRPGPRPTLIGLAHDCQRVDRLPTASWDVPLDAIVSDMQVVRP
- the ilvA gene encoding threonine ammonia-lyase, biosynthetic — encoded protein: MLEATVKKILQAHVYEAARETPISPAPFLSRRFNNQILIKREDLQPVYSFKIRGAYNKMAQLTEEQKAKGVIAASAGNHAQGLAMAARLMGVKAVIVMPRITPEIKVQAVRARGAKVVLKGDAFAAAAEHAQELIAEHGYTYIPPFDDIDVIAGQGTVAMEILRQHSGPLDAIFVPVGGGGLIAGVAAYVKYLRPDIKVIGVEAEDSACLKAALAAGRRVTLDQVGVFAEGVAVAQIGKVPFKIMRELVDDVITVNADEMCAAVKDIFDDTRAVSETSGALSLAGLKKYIQQTGVEGQTLLCINSGANTNFDRLQHIAERTELGEQREAILAVTIPERPGSFKKFCRTVGKRMVTEFNYRYADPEEAHIFVGVQVKPGGEDRQLMIDKLREAGYPVVDLTDNELAKLHIRHLGGGRPKEHFDEEVYRFEFPERPGALMNFLTHLPQDWNISLFHYRNHGAAFGRVLVGMQVPNGDRSHVEEYFDEIGYRYWKESDNDAYRLFMA